The following are from one region of the Streptomyces fradiae genome:
- a CDS encoding nitrate reductase subunit alpha, protein MQQRPHPAETLLRAGGFFARASGAEVSEDLRTVHRTGGREGEAFYRDRWSHDKVVYSTHGVNCTGSCRWKVYVKDGIITWETQATDYPSVGPDRPEYEPRGCPRGASFSWYSYSPTRVRHPMVRGTLLSMYREAKQRLKDPVLAWADIQRDPERRRTYQRARGKGGLVRASWDEALEIAAAAHVHTIKEHGPDRVAGFSPIPAMSMASHAAGARFHSLIGAPMLSFYDWYADLPVASPQVFGDQTDVPESGDWWDAAYLLMWGSNVPVTRTPDAHWMTEARYRGQKVVTVSPDFADNTKFADEWMHPHPGTDGALALAMGHVVLKEFFVERQTPFFLDYVRTYTDLPFLVSLRETERGLVPGKFVTAADLGQDVENAAWKTVLVDDATGEPVVPNGTLGHRWATDGKPEWNLDLGDTVPRLSLLDEGSAAEIVLPRFDEEGEVLRRGVPVRRLTADGPLVTTVYDLLLAQYGVGRPGLPGEWPDSYEDAGAPGTPAWQETLTSVPAAQAARVAREFADTAERSRGRCMILMGAGTNHWFHSETIYRAFLALLTLTGCQGRNGGGWGHYVGQEKCRPVTGWATLASASDWGRPPRHMIGAGWFYLHTGQWRYDTLPADTLASPLGAGRFAGMTGADCLAAAARMGWMPSYPTFDRNPLELGAQPDPVGDTVRALQDGSLGFAGEDPDAPENWPRVLNVWRANLFGSSSKGNEYFLKHLLGTHSNLPSDGPRCTPRDVRAPAADVEGKLDLLLSLDFRMTSTTLLSDIVLPAATWYEKHDLSSTDMHPFLHAFTPAVDPPWQARSDYDAFLALARRFGELAKEHLGVRRDLVATALQHDTAGGEMAQPGGVALDWSKGECPAVPGQSMYNLTVVERDYGAVGEKFAALGPLVDTLGVTTKAITFDVGEEVAYLGEKNGRVRGGVADGRPRLDTAQRACEAILSLSGTSNGRLATQGFEKLERRVGTEMAHLAAEAEGKRITFADTQARPVPVITSPEWSGSESGGRRYTAFTVNTEQLKPWHTLTGRQHFFLDHDWIHEVGEALPVYKPPLDMHRLYGEPELGSVQDGRDGRDGREVAVRYLTPHNKWAIHSQYQDNLYMMTLGRGGQTVWMSPQDADAIGVRDNDWIEAVNRNGVVTARAIVSHKMPPGTVYMNHAQERTVGVPKTEKTGRRGGIHNSLTRVMLKPTHLVGGYAQLTWAFNYLGPTGNQRDEVTVIRRRDQKVEY, encoded by the coding sequence GTGCAGCAGAGGCCCCACCCCGCCGAAACCCTCCTCCGGGCGGGCGGATTCTTCGCCCGCGCCTCCGGTGCTGAGGTCTCCGAGGACCTGCGCACCGTCCACCGCACCGGCGGCCGCGAGGGCGAGGCCTTCTACCGGGACCGCTGGAGCCACGACAAGGTCGTGTACTCGACGCACGGGGTGAACTGCACCGGTTCGTGCCGCTGGAAGGTGTACGTCAAGGACGGCATCATCACCTGGGAGACGCAGGCCACCGACTATCCGTCGGTCGGCCCGGACCGCCCGGAGTACGAGCCGCGCGGCTGCCCGCGCGGGGCCTCCTTCTCCTGGTACAGCTACTCCCCCACCCGGGTCCGCCACCCCATGGTCCGGGGCACGCTCCTCTCGATGTACCGGGAGGCGAAGCAGCGCCTGAAGGACCCGGTGCTCGCCTGGGCGGACATCCAGCGCGACCCGGAGCGCCGCCGCACGTACCAGCGAGCCCGGGGCAAGGGCGGTCTGGTGCGGGCGAGTTGGGACGAGGCCCTGGAGATCGCGGCCGCCGCACACGTGCACACCATCAAGGAGCACGGGCCCGACCGGGTGGCGGGCTTCTCGCCGATCCCGGCGATGTCGATGGCCTCGCACGCGGCCGGCGCCCGCTTCCACTCGCTCATCGGCGCGCCGATGCTGAGCTTCTACGACTGGTACGCGGATCTTCCGGTGGCCTCGCCGCAGGTGTTCGGCGACCAGACCGACGTACCGGAGTCGGGCGACTGGTGGGACGCGGCCTATCTGCTGATGTGGGGCTCGAACGTGCCGGTGACCCGGACCCCGGACGCGCACTGGATGACGGAGGCCCGCTACCGGGGCCAGAAGGTCGTCACGGTCTCCCCCGACTTCGCGGACAACACCAAGTTCGCCGACGAGTGGATGCACCCGCACCCGGGGACGGACGGGGCGCTCGCGCTGGCGATGGGGCATGTGGTCCTGAAGGAGTTCTTCGTCGAGCGGCAGACGCCCTTCTTCCTGGACTACGTCCGCACCTACACCGATCTGCCGTTCCTGGTCTCCCTCCGGGAGACGGAGCGGGGCCTGGTCCCGGGGAAGTTCGTCACCGCCGCCGACCTCGGGCAGGACGTCGAGAACGCCGCCTGGAAGACCGTCCTCGTCGACGACGCCACGGGCGAGCCGGTCGTCCCGAACGGCACCCTCGGCCACCGCTGGGCCACCGACGGCAAGCCCGAGTGGAACCTCGACCTCGGCGACACTGTGCCGCGCCTGAGCCTGCTCGATGAGGGATCGGCCGCCGAGATCGTGCTGCCGCGCTTCGACGAGGAGGGCGAAGTACTGCGGCGGGGCGTGCCCGTACGCCGGCTCACCGCGGACGGCCCGCTGGTCACCACGGTGTACGACCTGCTGCTCGCCCAGTACGGGGTGGGGCGCCCCGGCCTGCCGGGCGAGTGGCCCGACTCGTACGAGGACGCCGGCGCGCCCGGCACCCCGGCCTGGCAGGAGACGCTGACCTCGGTCCCCGCCGCCCAGGCGGCCCGCGTGGCCCGGGAGTTCGCGGACACCGCCGAGCGCTCGCGGGGCCGCTGCATGATCCTCATGGGCGCGGGCACCAACCACTGGTTCCACTCGGAGACGATCTACCGCGCCTTCCTCGCCCTGCTGACGCTGACCGGCTGCCAGGGCCGCAACGGCGGCGGCTGGGGCCACTACGTGGGCCAGGAGAAGTGCCGGCCGGTGACCGGCTGGGCCACCCTCGCGAGCGCCTCCGACTGGGGGCGCCCGCCCCGGCACATGATCGGCGCGGGCTGGTTCTACCTCCACACCGGCCAGTGGCGGTACGACACACTGCCGGCCGACACGCTGGCCTCGCCGCTCGGCGCGGGCCGGTTCGCGGGGATGACGGGCGCCGACTGCCTGGCGGCGGCGGCCCGGATGGGCTGGATGCCCTCGTACCCGACCTTCGACCGCAATCCGCTGGAGCTCGGCGCGCAGCCCGACCCGGTCGGCGACACCGTACGGGCGCTCCAGGACGGCTCGCTCGGCTTCGCCGGGGAGGACCCGGACGCGCCGGAGAACTGGCCGCGGGTGCTCAACGTATGGCGGGCGAATCTCTTCGGCTCGTCGTCCAAGGGCAACGAGTACTTCCTCAAGCATCTGCTCGGCACCCACTCCAACCTCCCGTCCGACGGCCCGCGTTGCACGCCGAGGGACGTGCGGGCGCCGGCCGCCGACGTCGAGGGGAAGCTCGACCTTCTGCTGTCGCTGGACTTCCGGATGACGAGCACGACGCTGCTGAGCGACATCGTGCTGCCGGCCGCGACCTGGTACGAGAAGCACGACCTGTCGTCCACCGACATGCATCCCTTCCTGCACGCCTTCACCCCGGCCGTCGACCCGCCCTGGCAGGCCCGCTCCGACTACGACGCCTTCCTCGCCCTCGCCCGCCGCTTCGGCGAGCTGGCGAAGGAGCACCTGGGGGTGCGCAGGGACCTGGTGGCGACGGCGCTCCAGCACGACACGGCGGGCGGCGAGATGGCGCAGCCCGGCGGGGTGGCGCTCGACTGGTCGAAGGGCGAGTGCCCGGCGGTGCCGGGGCAGAGCATGTACAACCTGACGGTCGTGGAGCGCGACTACGGCGCGGTGGGCGAGAAGTTCGCGGCGCTCGGCCCGCTCGTCGACACCCTCGGGGTCACCACGAAGGCGATCACCTTCGACGTCGGCGAGGAGGTCGCGTACCTCGGCGAGAAGAACGGGCGGGTACGGGGCGGGGTCGCCGACGGCCGGCCGCGGCTCGACACCGCGCAGCGCGCCTGCGAGGCGATCCTCTCCCTCTCCGGCACGTCGAACGGGCGGCTCGCCACCCAGGGCTTCGAGAAGCTGGAGAGGCGAGTCGGTACGGAGATGGCGCACCTGGCGGCGGAGGCCGAGGGCAAGCGGATCACCTTCGCCGACACCCAGGCCCGGCCGGTCCCCGTGATCACCTCGCCGGAGTGGTCGGGCAGCGAGTCCGGCGGGCGCCGCTACACCGCGTTCACCGTCAACACCGAGCAGCTGAAGCCCTGGCACACCCTCACCGGGCGCCAGCACTTCTTCCTGGACCACGACTGGATCCACGAGGTGGGCGAGGCGCTGCCGGTCTACAAGCCACCGCTGGACATGCACCGGTTGTACGGGGAACCGGAGTTGGGGTCCGTACAGGACGGTCGCGACGGGCGGGACGGCCGGGAGGTCGCGGTCCGGTATCTGACCCCGCACAACAAGTGGGCGATCCACTCCCAGTACCAGGACAACCTCTACATGATGACGCTCGGCCGGGGCGGGCAGACGGTCTGGATGTCGCCGCAGGACGCCGACGCGATCGGGGTCCGGGACAACGACTGGATCGAGGCCGTGAACCGCAACGGCGTGGTCACCGCCCGCGCGATCGTCTCCCACAAGATGCCGCCCGGCACGGTGTACATGAACCACGCGCAGGAGCGCACGGTCGGCGTCCCGAAGACGGAGAAGACGGGCCGCCGGGGCGGCATCCACAACTCGCTCACGCGCGTGATGCTCAAGCCGACCCACCTGGTGGGCGGTTACGCGCAGCTCACCTGGGCCTTCAACTACCTGGGCCCGACCGGCAACCAGCGTGACGAGGTGACGGTGATCCGCCGCCGCGACCAGAAGGTGGAGTACTGA
- the narH gene encoding nitrate reductase subunit beta, which yields MRVMAQVAMVMNLDKCIGCHTCSVTCKQAWTNRQGTEYVWFNNVETLPGQGYPRRWEDQERWKGGWERTRSGKLRLRAGGRLKRLGQIFANPELPELDDYYQPWTYEYKNLTEAPAGDDLPVARPVSQLTGAPLDKVEWGPNWDDNLGGAPEHGPKDPLVEKVRAQVGERIRFEFEQSFLFYLPRICEHCLNPACVSSCPSGAMYKREEDGIVLVNQDQCRGWRMCVTGCPYKKVYFNHATGKAEKCTFCFPRIEVGMPTICSETCVGRMRYLGVMLYDADKVADAAAVEDEHDLYPAQLECFLDPADPAVAAAARASGISEEWLDAARRSPVYDLIATYQVALPLHPEYRTMPMVWYVPPLSPVVDAVAATGSDGEDAGNLFGAIDALRIPVEYLAELLTAGDTYPVEAVLRRMAAMRSYMRAVNLGEAKDDTIAKAVGLTGEEMEDMFRLLAVAKYEDRYVIPTAARADADALADAHPLDAGCPVAEQGGGGGSRVLLNLSRTRRNP from the coding sequence ATGCGCGTGATGGCTCAAGTGGCGATGGTCATGAACCTCGACAAGTGCATCGGCTGCCACACCTGTTCGGTCACCTGCAAGCAGGCGTGGACCAACCGGCAGGGCACCGAGTACGTCTGGTTCAACAATGTCGAGACGCTTCCCGGGCAGGGCTATCCGCGCCGCTGGGAGGACCAGGAGCGGTGGAAGGGCGGCTGGGAGCGGACCCGCTCGGGGAAGCTGCGGCTGCGGGCCGGCGGGCGGCTCAAGCGGCTCGGGCAGATCTTCGCCAACCCCGAGCTGCCGGAGCTCGACGACTACTACCAGCCGTGGACGTACGAGTACAAGAACCTCACCGAGGCGCCGGCGGGCGACGACCTGCCCGTCGCCCGCCCGGTCTCGCAGCTCACCGGCGCGCCGCTCGACAAGGTCGAATGGGGCCCCAACTGGGACGACAACCTGGGCGGGGCGCCCGAGCACGGGCCGAAGGACCCGCTGGTGGAGAAGGTCCGGGCACAGGTCGGGGAGAGGATCCGCTTCGAGTTCGAGCAGAGTTTCCTCTTCTATCTGCCGCGGATCTGCGAGCACTGCCTCAATCCGGCGTGCGTCTCGTCCTGCCCGTCCGGCGCGATGTACAAGCGGGAGGAGGACGGGATCGTCCTGGTGAACCAGGACCAGTGCCGGGGCTGGCGGATGTGCGTGACCGGCTGCCCGTACAAGAAGGTCTACTTCAACCACGCCACCGGCAAGGCCGAGAAGTGCACCTTCTGCTTCCCGCGCATCGAGGTCGGCATGCCGACCATCTGCTCCGAGACCTGCGTGGGCCGGATGCGCTACCTCGGCGTGATGCTGTACGACGCCGACAAGGTCGCGGACGCGGCGGCCGTGGAGGACGAACACGACCTCTACCCCGCCCAGTTGGAGTGCTTCCTCGATCCGGCCGACCCGGCGGTCGCGGCCGCCGCGCGGGCCTCCGGGATCAGCGAGGAGTGGCTGGACGCGGCCCGCCGCTCCCCCGTCTACGACCTGATCGCGACCTACCAGGTCGCCCTGCCGCTGCATCCGGAGTACCGCACGATGCCGATGGTCTGGTACGTGCCACCGCTCTCGCCCGTCGTCGACGCGGTCGCCGCGACCGGCAGCGACGGCGAGGACGCGGGCAACCTCTTCGGCGCGATCGACGCCCTGCGCATCCCCGTCGAGTACCTCGCCGAACTCCTCACCGCCGGGGACACCTACCCGGTGGAGGCGGTGTTGCGCCGGATGGCGGCCATGCGCTCCTACATGCGGGCGGTCAACCTCGGCGAGGCGAAGGACGACACGATCGCGAAGGCGGTCGGGCTGACCGGCGAGGAGATGGAGGACATGTTCCGGCTGCTCGCCGTCGCCAAGTACGAGGACCGGTACGTGATCCCGACGGCAGCCCGCGCCGACGCGGACGCGCTCGCGGACGCCCACCCGCTGGACGCCGGCTGCCCGGTCGCCGAACAAGGGGGCGGCGGTGGCAGCCGGGTCCTGCTCAACCTCAGCCGTACGAGGAGGAACCCGTGA